From the genome of Aspergillus oryzae RIB40 DNA, chromosome 4:
ACCCCTGGGTGGACTTTGAGCGCGTCAAGTGGGAAACATGCTCTGACGCCTCGGGTTCTGATTGTTTGACTCCTAAGGGATTTACCACGATGCGCGTGCGCTTTGACGAGGGCGTCTACGTCGACTTTTACAATTTGCATACGGATGCCGGGTATGGACTTTCCAACTTCAAAAATTACATACCTCGATACTGATATGTCCTAGTTCTGAGACAGACGATGTCACAGCGCGCAGTGCCAATTTGCAGCAGGTGGCCGATTACATTGGGAACAATTCCGCAGGCAATGCGGTTCTGGTCTTTGGCGATACTAATGCGCGATACACTTCCTCTGGCGAGAATATTCGTGTGTTCGGGACCGAGCAGAACATGACGAACCCTTGGGTAGAGCTTATCCTGAATGGTGTCGAGCCTACGGAGGGGACCGATCCCTGGATGTGCGACAACCCGACGACGAACAACACCTGCGAGACGGTTGACAAGATCTTGTAAGTGGCATTCGGGTTAATGTGTAGTTGTGGTATAGCTAATATGTAATATAGTTATCGGGGAAGCCGTTCGATCGAGTTGAGTGCGACTTTCTGGAGCTACGTTGGAACCAAGTTCGAACTCGATGGACACATTCTCTCTGACCATAACCCTGTTACGTCTAATTTTACATGGACTTTGTCTGATTCAGTACGCCAGAGTGATCTTTTCGGTGGACCTCACGGGTATGTATTATCCTCGGTACCCGTAGATTGACTTTACACTAAGCCAAGTATCACAGAACCTGGTTCAACGATCTCTCATCCGTcccctcatcttcaacaggaCAGAATAAACCAAGCAAGATCACCCTTCGGGGCGAAAACCGCGTGGACAGGGTCGGCTTGGCTTTGACTTCGGGCCAGAACTACACCCACGGAGGAACAGGCGGCACTGCATCTGAACTTACCTTGGCCGAAGACGAATACTGGACTCAGGCAAAGCTCTGCCAGGATAAATACGACGATCATACTCGCATCTTCTACCTGCTGGCGACGACTAGCGCTGGCAATACTGTCAGTACCGGGAAGACGACGAGCGACTGCAAGGAATTTACTGCGCCGGATTCGTGGCAGATTGTTGGGTTCTATGGACGGGATGGCGATGAGGTGGATGAGTTGGGTTTTATTTATGCGCCGCAGTGAGGGGGGGTGGTGCTATGGAGGGAATTATCATTCCTTGTATATAGTGTGCGATCTATTCTAAAGCTTGTGCGAGGTATATAGAAGAATCCTGAGTGAGTTCTTGGAGCGCCACTTCCATGACGCTTTTCAAGGACGAGTTCCATCCACAAACAAGGATACAAGATAACCTCAAATTACCGGGAGGATTTCAACGCCATCCTTTTAAAACGCAGGATAAATGTTGCTGTAATTGGGGATACCAGGTCATATTGAACAAGGGAATTGAGTTTGACAGTGATTGGTCTaaattttcatttttcttttggatatTGTGGTCTGGGCTTGAGGATTGTCTTGAACGAGACGCACTGAGAGGCTTGGTTTCCAAGAATTCCGATTATATCGAAACCAATGTGCTTCTTATAGCGTCACTTTTCGGCGGTTTGAGACGTGACACTTATCGCCGAATGTTGCCAAACGCAAGAAAGCCTTCGCTTGCAAAGACTTGACGGAAGATACTTTTCAATAAAACACATAACCTCTGGTAAATTAAAGCTAGAGGCTCCCTTCAGTGCGCCTGTTTGGTGATTACCTCTTTGCTCTTGACACAGTTTGCTGGTTTGCATCGCATAAAAAATAAAGCTAGTTGCGAATAGTAAACCACTATGGAACGTTGCATATGTCTTTTGCGTTGTAAAATGCATTATTTCCATTGGGCACGTACAGCGCTAAGTGTTTCAGCTCTCTCCACAAATACATGGGACGTCATCAGACGCCATCTGATTTTATATAACACCACCTGAATGACCCTCACGGTACGGCCTTCAAGATAACGCCAGTGGTATTCCTCTGCTGACATTAAAAACCCGCAAAAAATGGAGGGAAATGCCCCTCGTGTTAGCCGATGCCAGTGACAGCGAGCACCCTATGTCCCACCAGGGAAAGTTCGACGATGAAATCTGATCATACAAGGTAGGTATTCAGCCAAAGGGAGCACCCAAATCACTAATCGAACTAGACGGAACAGATCCCTACCAGAAGCGCCCCAGCTCCCTTTCGAAGGTATTTCAATGAATGGCATACTTTACCTCACCGGACTAGCAACATTGCATCTAATTCAGGAAAGGTCTCAAAGGGTTCAGCCTAAGCCTCTGGAAGAAGTGGACAAAGTGATGAAAGACTTCTTTGGCGAGGGTCCTGATGCCGCGTCTGTTAAACTCGAGAGCCTTCGAAAATCTGTGTTGAGAGGAGAAACACATATTCTGTGGGGTGATCTAGCTCCTTTTTCCATGCGACCACTTATTGCCAGCATAACACTGTGGTATTCTTGCAAGCTTGATGCCTCCCTTGTCCTTCTACTCGCCTCGTCTCCAGAGCCAGACTCTATGTTTGAGGCACTCAAGTTCCTATCTAAATCTATAGGCGGGCTTCCTACTATGGCAGACATTCTCAAAACCCCATCAACCGACCTCCCGAAACGGTTCGCGCAAGCAATAAAAAGCAGCGATTGATGGGAAGATCGGCAAAGTGACAATGCTAGGGGTTAatcttgttgatgtggagATGCTTGAGCGTGCGGGAAAGATGAGCCGCGATATGAACTATCCATCGTTTGCCCATTCCTTTGTCATAGCTATAGCGAGAGAAGGCTTCCGTATCTACCAATCATGGGGAGAGCATGGATATCACCTGGATCAGTAATTGATGAGAAGGGGTTCTAGACTCCGGCCTTGGGAGGATGTAAAGACTTTTCTTAAGAACTTTCAGAAGCTTTGTCGCTTTCAGGTGTGTGGTTTATTTTGCTGGTAGCTTCTCTGGAAGGAGTCTGACAATGTATAGGACAATTGGACCGACGAATTAAATATTACCTATAAACAGTGTTTTAGAGATGGATATCAAGTCGATATGTGGCCGAGGAAAGTTGCAGCCTCTAATTGTCCGGCCCTACCGACCTTGGGTGCGAATATTTGAGATCAATGAtgtgaagatggaaaaaaTCGAGAAGTTCATTTGATAAGGATGGTATTGAAGAAATGAGTTGCACCCCTGGAATGAGGGGTGTCTCTTTGGAAAACGCGAAAGAGAAGGTCGTGTTATGTTATTTTCCAGCGCATTAAAAGTTAGAATGAAGATTAATCTTCGAAATATGTCCTGTCAAAATTGTCAGCACCGTGGAAGCGTGACTCCTCAGTGAAAGGCGACCCTCCTACCAGCATCCCACACTACATCCATGTCTCCCTACCTCGCGGCGTTGTCGCTCTCGTCCTAActtcatgttcttcttcgctaGTTCAGGATACCCCCTCACTCCTGTACATCTAGCTGTTGGCTCTGAGTTCGTAGCCGTGTAGTTGCTGTTATCAGCTCCGCCTGCacgaacaaagaagaacgaaagatGAGGAACGAGAGtaggacgaggaagagaaaaaggggaCGGAGAAAGCGAAGTAAATCGTATCCAAATATCTGTTCCATTAGATAGAGATGTTAGAATAATGTGAATGGCATAGCTCAAAAGATATGTGGCTTGCCTATAACGCAGCAATGGGCTATATCGTATAGGTAGCACCTTGCTTGGATTCTCAATGCTAAGAAAATTGACCAAAATTTGGAAAACGCTGACAAAATCATACGTTTTAGCGAAATTGATGGCATGAAGTATTCAGTTGGGCATTACGGCcgaacaagaaaaggagcTAGCATGTCTTGATTACTCGATAATGTAAATGATGCTATAAAGATATGCTACAGGTCCATTTTTATCCTCTCAATCCTGAACTCACAAGTGCCGGCTCAATATTGAGATTGCGTGACCGTTCGATACATCCCCTAATGTGGCAGAAGCCACACTGCCCTATAGATAGACCACTTAGGGCTCACTACGAGATAAAGATATCCATTAGTAAAACCCTTGGGGAGAGAATAAAACTTATCAATGCTGTGTCATTCGTGCCGCCGTGTTCCCTCTCAACTAGAAAGGCAATTTCGACATTCTTCTAAGCTTGTCCTATAATACGCCCAACGTACCACTCGAAGAAGTGACGAATGCTCGTTTCCTTTGCTGCGCAATCATTTCATTGTCTTCTATCTTACCTATATAGAGGCTAAAACTGGGCAATGGGGCAATAGCACCAgttcaaatcaaataattcAAAGTTGAAATATGTTCTGTACTCACGAGCTTTATGTATGACCATATCCATATATCATTATGAATCCAACGATGGAGAGGACCATGTACGATAGCAATTGGCGACACCACCATGAAATCACACATAAGTCTTTAAGATATATCTCGTAATTGAGAGACGGGTTTGACAATTGGTAAACACTCACTGCGACTATGTAGGCGCCGTTTCCCTTGCTTATCACCGAAGACCCAGTCTGAGTTCAGTAATATGACCATCCAAATCTCCATAATCCCAGTACCAACTCAGAAGTTACTGATTGATGGCCGTAAACCAGTATTCTTTCCAAAGCTAAAGCGGAAGTCATCCGAGTGTCCCGCTCCCACTCAGGCAATGGACGAAACGGATTCAGATATAGAAATCAATGCTGACGATCAGTATCATCTCAATGCTCACCGACTCAAAGAGCGGCTGATTCATTGAAAGTCTCCAATGCCATTAATATGTCTGCGCTGTACTAGTAGGATCCAAGTACAAGCGCTTTTCCCGATCAGGGTCTCGACTGGACTTAAGTTAATATAAACTGGGGTGGCTCGGGATGGGAAAAAGTCGGTATTGGACCCATGAATATACTAGTCGAGATATTTATATCAATGAATATAATGTTGTTCTGTGCGTTTAGTGACTGTGGTTTCTGTTAATGTCGATTATTGATTTCAAAGCAGTGCTATTTAGTTTCTAGCGTACCCAAAAAGTCTCCACTCGTTATATCCGTGGTCTAAATACATCGTGTTATTATTAGCTGCCTGGAACAGTATCAGTTTGAAATGATTATCAGATCTCAGACCATGTACGTCACAATAGAGTTGGATAGTCAGGGCTCGGGAGCCAGGGTCCCGAACCTGAATTGCGTAAGCCACGAGTTTTGCTGTCTGCATGCAGAAAACATATGACAGATGCAAAGCGAACCAATCCTCTACCTTCACTTCATATTGCTGGTTCCTCATTCTCAATTATCAAAGAGTGGTGGCGTAGCGGAAGGTGTATTCCGGAA
Proteins encoded in this window:
- a CDS encoding endonuclease/exonuclease/phosphatase family protein (predicted protein), whose protein sequence is MRSIAYLASGLPVALAATSGQFDVLSFNVAGLPAILNGNEVPGDKTNNSKAIGAKFAEYDYDVIHVQEDFNYHAYIYETDDHPYRTATSGGAGIGSGLNTLANYPWVDFERVKWETCSDASGSDCLTPKGFTTMRVRFDEGVYVDFYNLHTDAGSETDDVTARSANLQQVADYIGNNSAGNAVLVFGDTNARYTSSGENIRVFGTEQNMTNPWVELILNGVEPTEGTDPWMCDNPTTNNTCETVDKIFYRGSRSIELSATFWSYVGTKFELDGHILSDHNPVTSNFTWTLSDSVRQSDLFGGPHGTWFNDLSSVPSSSTGQNKPSKITLRGENRVDRVGLALTSGQNYTHGGTGGTASELTLAEDEYWTQAKLCQDKYDDHTRIFYLLATTSAGNTVSTGKTTSDCKEFTAPDSWQIVGFYGRDGDEVDELGFIYAPQ